The sequence ataaaaattagaCTTTAATTAACTACAAAAAATACACTAAAAACATGTTCGTTCACAAATGtcagaaaataatttgttttcttatCTGTTGTACGCAGAAGTTTCATGTCATTCTAAAACCATGCATTCTTGATCGTTCTTCATCCGTATAATCGGACATGGAATTAAGACGTCCCGACCATTCAACCTCACCATCTTTGAACTTCTTATTATGCTCGTCGATGATTTTCTTGCGCTGAGCCACTATGGCACGTCTCCGCTCCTCTTCGGCTTCATCCGTATaaactttattgttttttagctgcaaattatataaagaattttagtgtgTTTCGGTTTTCTTGTATAATTTCAAATGTAAATACAAATTGGACAAATAAATACATGTGCCAGTCAGTGAAAAATATCTGATCGATCGTACCTTATATTGTTGCCACTCCTCGTC comes from Calliphora vicina chromosome 2, idCalVici1.1, whole genome shotgun sequence and encodes:
- the LOC135950294 gene encoding cathepsin L-like → MATITDEEWQQYKLKNNKVYTDEAEEERRRAIVAQRKKIIDEHNKKFKDGEVEWSGRLNSMSDYTDEERSRMHGFRMT